The following are encoded together in the Nocardioides thalensis genome:
- the gyrA gene encoding DNA gyrase subunit A, translating to MTETTSNLGGGEGGGPGGRIEPVELQTSMQRAYIDYAMAVIVGRALPDVRDGLKPVHRRVLYAMYDGGYRPDRGFSKCSRVVGDVMGQYHPHGDTAIYDTLVRLAQPWVMRAPLVHGQGNFGSAGNDAAAAMRYTECRMAPLALEMVRDIEKDTVEFQPNYDGRSQEPVVLPSRFPNLLVNGSAGIAVGMATSIPPHNLREVAAGAMWSLEHPDATREELQDALIERIKGPDFPNGALIVGRDGIEQAYRTGRGSITQRAVIEVDEDSGGRTILVITELPYMVNPDNLALKIAELADSGKVQGIADVRDDTSDRTGQRLVVVLKRDAVARVVLNNLLKHTELQTNFSANMLALVDGVPRTLSIDQFISNWVTHQIDVIVRRTRYLLADAEKRAHIYRGLVKALDMLDEVIALIRRSPEVDDARQGLIELLDIDEVQANAILDMQLRRLAALERQKIIDELAKIELEIADYEDILAKPERQRQIVGDELGEIVEKYGDDRRTQIIAADGDLSMEDLIPDEELVVSITRGGYAKRTRADQYRSQKRGGKGVRGATLRGDDVVDHFIATTNHHWLLFFTTAGRVYRTKAYNLPEASRDAKGGHVAGLLSFQPDESIAQVLAIRDYEQAPYLVLATKNGLVKKTRLGDYNSPRQAGVIAINFREDDDELIGAELASEGDHILLVSRKGQAIRFKAALTPAEVEAGEQEQLRPMGRATSGVTGMKFRDGDSLLSMSVIRAAEAAHEDSDEAVQYVFTITDGGYAKRTRISDYRLQSRGGLGIKAMTLTNEERGVLVGAFIVEDGDEVLSITTGGQVVRSPINDDFRPTGRSTQGVKFVTPKAGDSVAVVARSVESRVEDEIDAGDDDNGAGNGADNGDGAAAESAVETTGSPDSGPDDTIGAMDPAETGDTDATDGAGESEG from the coding sequence GCCGGGTGCTCTACGCGATGTACGACGGGGGCTACCGCCCCGACCGCGGCTTCTCCAAGTGCTCCCGTGTCGTCGGCGACGTGATGGGTCAGTACCACCCGCACGGCGACACCGCGATCTACGACACCCTGGTCCGGCTCGCCCAGCCCTGGGTGATGCGGGCGCCGCTGGTCCACGGCCAGGGCAACTTCGGCTCCGCCGGCAACGACGCGGCCGCGGCCATGCGTTACACCGAGTGCCGGATGGCGCCGCTGGCGCTCGAGATGGTCCGCGACATCGAGAAGGACACCGTCGAGTTCCAGCCCAACTACGACGGTCGCTCCCAGGAGCCCGTCGTCCTCCCGTCGCGGTTCCCCAACCTGCTGGTCAACGGCTCGGCGGGCATCGCGGTCGGCATGGCGACGAGCATCCCGCCGCACAACCTCCGCGAGGTGGCGGCCGGCGCGATGTGGTCGCTCGAGCACCCCGACGCCACCCGCGAGGAGCTCCAGGACGCGCTGATCGAGCGGATCAAGGGCCCCGACTTTCCCAACGGCGCGCTGATCGTCGGCCGCGACGGGATCGAGCAGGCGTACCGCACCGGCCGCGGCTCGATCACCCAGCGCGCGGTGATCGAGGTCGACGAGGACAGCGGCGGCCGGACGATCCTGGTGATCACCGAGCTGCCCTACATGGTCAACCCCGACAACCTGGCGCTCAAGATCGCCGAGCTCGCCGACTCCGGCAAGGTCCAGGGCATCGCTGACGTGCGCGACGACACCTCCGACCGCACCGGCCAGCGACTGGTGGTGGTGCTCAAGCGTGACGCGGTCGCGCGGGTCGTGCTCAACAACCTCCTCAAGCACACCGAGCTGCAGACAAACTTCAGCGCCAACATGCTCGCGCTCGTCGACGGCGTGCCGCGCACGCTGAGCATCGACCAGTTCATCAGCAACTGGGTCACGCACCAGATCGACGTCATCGTCCGGCGCACCCGCTACCTCCTCGCGGACGCCGAGAAGCGGGCACACATCTACCGCGGCCTGGTCAAGGCGCTCGACATGCTCGACGAGGTGATCGCCCTCATCCGGCGCTCGCCCGAGGTCGACGACGCCCGGCAGGGGCTCATCGAGCTGCTCGACATCGACGAGGTCCAGGCCAACGCGATCCTCGACATGCAGCTCCGGCGGCTGGCCGCCCTCGAGCGGCAGAAGATCATCGACGAGCTCGCGAAGATCGAGCTCGAGATCGCCGACTACGAGGACATCCTGGCCAAGCCCGAGCGCCAGCGGCAGATCGTCGGCGACGAGCTCGGCGAGATCGTCGAGAAGTACGGCGACGACCGGCGCACGCAGATCATCGCGGCCGACGGCGACCTCTCGATGGAGGACCTCATCCCCGACGAGGAGCTCGTCGTCTCCATCACCCGCGGCGGCTACGCCAAGCGCACCCGCGCCGACCAGTACCGCAGCCAGAAGCGCGGCGGGAAGGGCGTCCGCGGCGCGACCCTGCGCGGAGACGACGTGGTCGACCACTTCATCGCCACGACCAACCACCACTGGCTGCTGTTCTTCACCACGGCCGGCCGCGTCTACCGCACGAAGGCCTACAACCTCCCGGAGGCGTCGCGCGACGCCAAGGGCGGCCACGTCGCCGGCCTGCTGAGCTTCCAGCCCGACGAGTCGATCGCGCAGGTGCTGGCGATCCGCGACTACGAGCAGGCGCCGTACCTCGTGCTCGCCACGAAGAACGGCCTCGTCAAGAAGACGCGGCTCGGCGACTACAACAGCCCGCGCCAGGCGGGCGTCATCGCGATCAACTTCCGCGAGGACGACGACGAGCTGATCGGCGCCGAGCTGGCGAGCGAGGGCGACCACATCCTGCTGGTGTCGCGCAAGGGCCAGGCCATCCGGTTCAAGGCGGCGCTCACCCCGGCCGAGGTCGAGGCGGGCGAGCAGGAGCAGCTGCGGCCGATGGGCCGGGCGACGTCGGGCGTCACCGGCATGAAGTTCCGCGACGGCGACTCGCTGCTCTCGATGTCGGTGATCCGCGCGGCCGAGGCGGCGCACGAGGACAGCGACGAGGCGGTCCAGTACGTCTTCACCATCACCGACGGCGGCTACGCCAAGCGCACCCGCATCTCCGACTACCGCCTCCAGTCCCGTGGCGGCCTCGGCATCAAGGCGATGACGCTCACCAACGAGGAGCGCGGCGTCCTGGTCGGCGCCTTCATCGTCGAGGACGGCGACGAGGTCCTCTCGATCACCACCGGCGGCCAGGTCGTGCGGAGCCCGATCAACGACGACTTCCGGCCGACCGGACGCTCCACCCAGGGCGTGAAGTTCGTGACCCCGAAGGCCGGCGACTCGGTCGCGGTGGTCGCCCGGTCCGTGGAGTCGCGGGTCGAGGACGAGATCGACGCCGGCGATGACGACAACGGTGCCGGCAACGGTGCCGACAACGGTGACGGCGCCGCCGCCGAGAGCGCTGTCGAGACGACCGGATCGCCCGATTCGGGTCCGGATGACACAATCGGTGCCATGGACCCCGCCGAGACGGGCGACACCGACGCCACCGATGGCGCCGGGGAGAGTGAGGGTTGA
- a CDS encoding DUF3566 domain-containing protein: MTDRATEPSTRPRIPGSPVGKDDSTVRPPLASDKPGPLPDKPGPPAGAPAPSLPPGATVTSRPRVPRRARLRLTRVDPWSVMKTSFLLSIAFAVVTVVSVAMVWQVLGAAGVWDSINSTVQEAIGGEDTADFRVEDYVGTSRVLGFTMLVAAIDVVLITAAATLTAFLYNMAAALLGGIELTLAEDGH, from the coding sequence ATGACCGACCGTGCCACCGAGCCGTCGACGCGACCTCGCATCCCGGGCTCCCCGGTCGGCAAGGACGACAGCACCGTCCGCCCGCCGCTCGCCAGCGACAAGCCGGGTCCGCTGCCCGACAAGCCGGGCCCGCCCGCCGGTGCGCCGGCGCCGTCGCTGCCTCCCGGCGCGACGGTGACCAGCCGGCCCCGCGTGCCGCGCCGTGCGCGGCTCCGCCTGACGCGCGTCGACCCGTGGTCGGTCATGAAGACCTCGTTCCTGCTCTCGATCGCGTTCGCGGTCGTCACCGTCGTCTCCGTCGCGATGGTGTGGCAGGTGCTTGGCGCCGCCGGCGTCTGGGACTCGATCAACAGCACCGTCCAGGAGGCCATCGGCGGCGAGGACACTGCCGACTTCCGGGTCGAGGACTACGTCGGCACCTCGCGGGTGCTCGGGTTCACCATGCTGGTGGCCGCGATCGACGTCGTGCTGATCACCGCCGCGGCCACGCTGACCGCCTTCCTCTACAACATGGCGGCCGCGCTGCTGGGCGGCATCGAGCTCACCCTCGCCGAGGACGGCCACTGA
- a CDS encoding DLW-39 family protein, which yields MFKKIFLSALAAAGVAFAVKKLQESKAEQALWAEATDKLPEA from the coding sequence GTGTTCAAGAAGATCTTTCTGTCCGCGCTCGCCGCCGCGGGCGTCGCGTTCGCGGTGAAGAAGCTCCAGGAGAGCAAGGCCGAGCAGGCCCTGTGGGCCGAGGCCACGGACAAGCTCCCGGAGGCGTAG
- a CDS encoding glycosyl hydrolase, translated as MNRSARRRRLLGAGAVSTAAVVGLSLTAGPAVPAPADPADSRVAAAVQAEGFDPAAFADPAGDTRPMVYWYWTGNVTPAVVDAQMAELRDKGINEAVLFPYGGDKMQPAFFTEAWFDIVEHVLREAERTGMRIWLYNDSNFPSGKAGGIIANGGTVGDKTYEPSPELRLKALQRSTLVVEGPTTIDPAESSGLSVTEGRLVVDGALREGAHPVVAGSAWTDYTVSGKVRLTASGAQLMVRSSADGREGYLVDVDVKGRASVWRVDGDERTRLTTGVPTPGFHPRSEQTINVTVSGDQIKPVINRTTQPVAVDATYPTGAPAVSAEYGGVGIEDAVEGLQRVTWGNLTVTGPAGGELWSRTFDSAVDIGEFGGPTVRVEGAVAAAARPAGSTAGEDLVELTEELEDGSWHVPAGRWMVDTYGTAVLKDDTSGYHRGYLDLLDPDATDRLLEVVQGEYVRRFGWAMGTVVPGFWDDEPFISSAEPWPFKRLPWSDSLAGLVEEAGATPGIAYTAAFDQLGRAGERHSGAYWRAVNNAFATNYYQRQAEWMDDHGLQLITNPLLDEESPQQRMHSTGDLAKNNQYAQVPGTDMITEDYTAGRQTTLGRNAAAAAHHSGAEMALSEVFGNSGWDVAPEYMHATIGALATRGINSFALHALWTDEQQVYFAPPFGPSSTFWDAMGDVDAWIGRVSELGRGESLARTALLQPQRAAEQTRTTDEEHELDARLSGAAYALERGQVDFDLVSDGSFSRDARTRFHARPRSGRLQVGAATYDMVVVPSTPVLDLETVRTLQELVRTGGRVVAVGALPEHEARGRDAALATALDALFGGASGSWTRRGAGQVAVVGDNEALPHLARAAGTAAAELAPAAPAVRVLRTGRGDDVAYLVNNESGAAVATAATLPTDGVPEVWDPRTGSTDAATTYDEGGTGETIVPLELDPYETIAIVFRDGATSGPHLVDDALEVEAAELDVDPASLLATLVVPEPGTSALVARHKGKTYRGEVTVTDELRPIAVDGPWTVRLERDGETARPTELGSWTAIDPKFSGSAVYKTTLELTGAELADRRLLLDLGKVGDLAVVTINGVELPRLLWSPYLVDATDALRPGENAIEVRVTNTLQNRRTNRPLPSGLLGPVTLRPEAVVDVRLR; from the coding sequence ATGAACCGATCAGCACGCCGACGCCGCCTCCTCGGTGCGGGAGCAGTCTCGACGGCTGCGGTCGTCGGGCTGTCCCTCACGGCCGGGCCGGCGGTGCCCGCTCCCGCCGACCCTGCGGACAGCCGGGTGGCGGCCGCTGTACAGGCGGAGGGCTTCGACCCGGCGGCGTTCGCCGACCCGGCGGGGGACACGCGCCCGATGGTCTACTGGTACTGGACGGGCAACGTCACGCCGGCCGTGGTGGACGCCCAGATGGCGGAACTGCGCGACAAGGGCATCAACGAGGCGGTCCTGTTCCCGTACGGCGGCGACAAGATGCAGCCCGCGTTCTTCACCGAGGCGTGGTTCGACATCGTCGAGCACGTGCTGCGCGAGGCCGAGCGCACCGGGATGCGGATCTGGCTCTACAACGACAGCAACTTCCCCAGCGGCAAGGCCGGCGGCATCATCGCCAACGGCGGCACGGTCGGTGACAAGACCTACGAGCCCAGCCCGGAGCTGCGGCTGAAGGCGCTGCAGCGGTCGACCCTGGTCGTGGAGGGGCCGACCACCATCGACCCGGCGGAGTCGAGCGGCCTGAGCGTCACCGAGGGCCGCCTCGTCGTGGACGGTGCGCTCCGCGAGGGCGCCCACCCCGTCGTCGCCGGCTCCGCGTGGACCGACTACACCGTCAGCGGCAAGGTGCGGCTGACGGCCTCCGGTGCGCAGCTGATGGTCCGCTCGTCCGCCGACGGGCGAGAGGGCTACCTCGTCGACGTCGACGTGAAGGGCCGGGCCAGCGTCTGGCGGGTCGACGGTGACGAGCGCACCCGGCTGACCACCGGTGTGCCCACGCCCGGATTCCACCCCCGCAGCGAGCAGACGATCAACGTCACGGTCAGCGGCGACCAGATCAAGCCGGTCATCAACCGCACCACGCAGCCGGTGGCCGTCGACGCGACGTACCCGACCGGGGCGCCCGCGGTCAGCGCGGAGTACGGCGGCGTCGGCATCGAGGACGCGGTCGAGGGCCTCCAGCGCGTGACGTGGGGCAACCTCACGGTCACCGGGCCCGCCGGTGGCGAGCTGTGGTCGCGGACGTTCGACAGCGCCGTCGACATCGGCGAGTTCGGCGGCCCGACCGTCCGGGTCGAGGGCGCCGTCGCGGCTGCCGCACGGCCGGCGGGATCGACCGCCGGCGAGGACCTCGTCGAGCTGACCGAGGAGCTCGAGGACGGGTCGTGGCACGTGCCGGCCGGCCGGTGGATGGTCGACACCTACGGCACGGCCGTGCTCAAGGACGACACCAGCGGCTACCACCGCGGTTACCTCGACCTGCTCGACCCGGACGCGACCGACCGGCTCCTCGAGGTCGTCCAGGGCGAGTACGTCCGTCGCTTCGGTTGGGCGATGGGCACGGTCGTGCCGGGCTTCTGGGACGACGAGCCGTTCATCTCCTCCGCGGAGCCGTGGCCGTTCAAGCGGCTGCCGTGGTCCGACAGCCTCGCCGGCCTGGTCGAGGAGGCCGGCGCGACGCCCGGCATCGCCTACACGGCGGCATTCGACCAGCTCGGTCGCGCGGGGGAGCGCCACTCCGGCGCCTACTGGCGCGCGGTGAACAACGCGTTCGCGACCAACTACTACCAGCGGCAGGCCGAGTGGATGGACGACCACGGCCTCCAGCTGATCACCAACCCGCTGCTGGACGAGGAGAGCCCGCAGCAGCGGATGCACAGCACCGGCGACCTCGCGAAGAACAACCAGTACGCCCAGGTGCCCGGCACGGACATGATCACCGAGGACTACACGGCGGGGCGGCAGACCACGCTCGGCCGCAACGCCGCGGCCGCCGCTCACCACAGCGGTGCGGAGATGGCGCTGTCCGAGGTGTTCGGCAACTCCGGCTGGGACGTCGCGCCGGAGTACATGCACGCCACGATCGGCGCGCTGGCGACCCGCGGCATCAACTCCTTCGCGCTGCACGCGCTGTGGACCGACGAGCAGCAGGTGTACTTCGCCCCGCCGTTCGGGCCCAGCAGCACGTTCTGGGACGCGATGGGCGACGTCGACGCCTGGATCGGGCGCGTGAGCGAGCTGGGCCGCGGCGAGTCCCTGGCCCGCACCGCCCTGCTCCAGCCGCAGCGCGCGGCCGAGCAGACCCGCACCACCGACGAGGAGCACGAGCTCGACGCCCGTCTCAGCGGCGCGGCGTACGCGCTGGAGCGCGGCCAGGTCGACTTCGACCTGGTGAGCGACGGCTCCTTCTCCCGCGACGCGCGCACCCGCTTCCACGCGCGTCCGCGCAGCGGACGGCTGCAGGTGGGCGCGGCGACGTACGACATGGTCGTCGTGCCGTCGACGCCGGTGCTCGACCTGGAGACCGTGCGGACGCTCCAGGAGCTGGTCCGGACTGGTGGCCGCGTCGTCGCGGTCGGCGCGCTGCCCGAGCACGAGGCGCGGGGACGCGATGCCGCCCTGGCCACCGCGCTGGACGCCCTGTTCGGTGGCGCGTCGGGCTCGTGGACCCGCCGGGGCGCCGGACAGGTCGCCGTCGTGGGCGACAACGAGGCACTACCGCACCTCGCGCGGGCGGCCGGCACGGCCGCGGCCGAGCTGGCGCCCGCCGCGCCGGCGGTGCGGGTGCTGCGCACCGGGCGGGGCGACGATGTCGCCTACCTCGTGAACAACGAGTCCGGAGCCGCGGTCGCGACCGCGGCGACGCTCCCGACCGACGGCGTGCCCGAGGTCTGGGACCCGCGCACCGGCAGCACCGACGCCGCCACGACGTATGACGAGGGCGGCACCGGCGAGACGATCGTGCCGCTCGAGCTCGACCCCTACGAGACGATCGCGATCGTGTTCCGCGACGGCGCCACGAGCGGGCCGCACCTGGTCGACGACGCGCTCGAGGTCGAGGCGGCGGAGCTCGACGTGGATCCCGCGTCGCTGCTCGCGACCCTCGTGGTGCCGGAGCCGGGCACCAGTGCGCTGGTGGCGCGGCACAAGGGGAAGACCTACCGGGGCGAGGTCACCGTGACCGACGAGCTGCGGCCGATCGCGGTGGACGGCCCGTGGACGGTGCGTCTCGAGCGGGACGGGGAGACGGCCCGGCCGACCGAGCTGGGCTCGTGGACCGCGATCGACCCGAAGTTCTCGGGCAGCGCGGTGTACAAGACGACCCTGGAGCTCACGGGCGCCGAGCTGGCCGACCGCCGGCTGCTGCTCGACCTCGGCAAGGTCGGCGACCTGGCGGTGGTGACGATCAACGGAGTGGAGCTGCCGCGGCTCCTGTGGAGCCCGTACCTCGTGGACGCGACCGACGCGCTCCGGCCGGGCGAGAACGCGATCGAGGTGCGGGTGACCAACACGCTGCAGAACCGGCGCACCAACAGGCCGCTCCCGTCGGGGCTGCTCGGTCCGGTGACCCTCCGGCCGGAGGCGGTCGTCGACGTACGCCTGAGGTGA
- a CDS encoding MBL fold metallo-hydrolase, translated as MTVHHLNCASMHPRFGPPAVAHVLLVERPEGLLLVDTGLGTGDLGSRSRTGRGFVTVQRPRLAPTETAVSQVAALGHEPGDVTDIVLTHLDLDHAGGLGDFPAARVHLHRDELEAATRPSLRERARYLAAQWEHGPHWVRHDEFGEDWFGFRATTLSDDVLLVPLPGHTRGHCGVAVRRPDGHWLLHAGDTTFDSGDLHVPPSCHRGLALFQAAMALDNGARRATVERLRALSTDQAGAVTVFCAHDKQSFDDLAAGAPGGAVG; from the coding sequence ATGACCGTCCACCACCTCAACTGCGCGAGCATGCACCCCCGGTTCGGACCCCCTGCGGTCGCGCACGTGCTGCTGGTCGAGCGCCCGGAGGGCCTTCTCCTCGTCGACACCGGCCTCGGGACCGGCGACCTCGGGTCACGGAGCCGCACGGGGCGCGGGTTCGTGACGGTCCAGCGACCGCGGCTCGCGCCGACCGAGACGGCGGTCTCCCAGGTGGCCGCCCTCGGTCACGAGCCCGGCGACGTCACCGACATCGTGCTCACCCACCTCGACCTCGACCACGCGGGCGGGCTGGGCGACTTCCCGGCGGCGCGCGTGCACCTGCACCGCGACGAGCTCGAGGCGGCGACCAGGCCGTCGCTGCGGGAGCGGGCCCGCTACCTCGCAGCACAGTGGGAGCACGGCCCGCACTGGGTGCGCCACGACGAGTTCGGCGAGGACTGGTTCGGCTTCCGCGCCACCACGCTCAGCGACGACGTGCTGCTGGTCCCGCTCCCGGGCCACACCCGTGGGCACTGCGGCGTCGCCGTACGCCGGCCCGACGGGCACTGGCTGCTCCACGCGGGCGACACGACGTTCGACTCCGGCGACCTCCACGTGCCGCCGTCCTGCCACCGCGGGCTGGCGCTCTTCCAGGCGGCGATGGCGCTCGACAACGGTGCGCGACGAGCGACGGTCGAGCGGCTCCGGGCGCTGTCCACCGACCAGGCGGGCGCGGTCACCGTCTTCTGCGCGCACGACAAGCAGTCGTTCGACGACCTCGCCGCGGGCGCCCCCGGCGGAGCGGTGGGATAG
- a CDS encoding sterol desaturase family protein: MSTPVDPRVEALARQQVAEDEARITGTSVRGQRRTSQTLSEVFRAFWHHPSPYILTTCLVTAVTARVVVGGGSWWELAIPAGLLAVMPVVEWLIHVCILHWRPRKVAGVTVDPLLSRKHREHHANPREIPLVFVPWQVELYLPLIIFGIAWLVMPGWPATLTMVSVVYLLLSGYEWTHYLLHSDYRPRSRWYRAVWRNHRLHHYKSEHYWFTVTTAGTADRLFGTNPDPSTVPTSPTVQRLHALDL; the protein is encoded by the coding sequence ATGAGCACGCCCGTCGACCCGCGCGTCGAGGCGCTGGCGCGGCAGCAGGTCGCGGAGGACGAGGCCCGGATCACCGGCACGTCCGTGCGCGGGCAGCGTCGTACCTCCCAGACGCTGAGCGAGGTGTTCCGCGCCTTCTGGCACCACCCGTCGCCGTACATCCTGACCACCTGCCTGGTCACGGCCGTCACCGCGCGCGTCGTGGTCGGCGGCGGCTCGTGGTGGGAGCTCGCCATCCCGGCCGGGCTGCTCGCGGTGATGCCGGTCGTGGAGTGGCTCATCCACGTCTGCATCCTGCACTGGCGGCCGCGGAAGGTCGCCGGCGTCACCGTCGATCCCCTGCTGTCGCGCAAGCACCGCGAGCACCACGCGAACCCGCGGGAGATCCCGCTGGTGTTCGTGCCGTGGCAGGTGGAGCTCTACCTGCCGCTGATCATCTTCGGCATCGCCTGGCTGGTCATGCCGGGCTGGCCGGCGACGCTGACCATGGTCTCGGTGGTCTACCTGCTGCTGTCCGGCTACGAGTGGACCCACTACCTGCTGCACAGCGACTACCGGCCCAGGTCGCGGTGGTACCGCGCGGTGTGGCGCAACCACCGCCTGCACCACTACAAGAGCGAGCACTACTGGTTCACGGTGACCACCGCGGGGACGGCCGACCGGCTGTTCGGCACGAACCCCGATCCGAGCACGGTGCCGACGTCACCGACGGTCCAGAGGCTGCACGCCCTCGACCTCTGA
- a CDS encoding FadR/GntR family transcriptional regulator encodes MALKPVQRQSVSDQVFDQVLSEVVDGELGVGEALPSERRLAEVLGVSRPAVREALQRIAQTGVVEVRHGGATTVRDFRRHAGLDLLPRLLVRGGQLDAAIARSIVEARTQIAPGIAALAAERGGPATAAALADVVDRLAASADPVTWQREVLALWDVVVDAADSLVYRLMFNSLRAAYEPALPVLGALLEEEVGVVEPYRVLVAAIGAGDPGTARAAAERVLDPTAGSLLAAFAALTEQAEQTEDEA; translated from the coding sequence ATGGCCCTGAAACCCGTGCAGCGGCAGTCCGTGTCCGACCAGGTCTTCGACCAGGTGCTCTCCGAGGTCGTCGACGGCGAGCTCGGCGTCGGCGAGGCACTCCCGAGCGAGCGCCGGCTGGCCGAGGTGCTCGGCGTCTCCCGGCCCGCGGTGCGCGAGGCGCTCCAGCGGATCGCGCAGACGGGCGTGGTCGAGGTGCGGCACGGCGGCGCGACCACCGTGCGCGACTTCCGTCGCCACGCGGGGCTCGACCTGCTGCCGCGGCTGCTGGTCCGCGGCGGCCAGCTCGACGCGGCCATCGCGCGCAGCATCGTCGAGGCCCGCACCCAGATCGCCCCCGGCATCGCCGCTCTCGCCGCCGAGCGCGGCGGCCCGGCGACGGCAGCGGCGCTGGCCGACGTCGTCGACCGGCTCGCCGCCTCCGCCGACCCGGTGACGTGGCAGCGCGAGGTGCTGGCCCTGTGGGACGTCGTGGTCGACGCCGCCGACTCGCTGGTCTACCGGCTGATGTTCAACAGCCTCCGCGCCGCCTACGAGCCCGCGCTGCCGGTGCTCGGCGCGCTGCTCGAGGAGGAGGTCGGCGTGGTGGAGCCCTACCGGGTGCTCGTCGCGGCGATCGGCGCCGGCGATCCCGGTACGGCGCGGGCCGCCGCGGAGCGGGTGCTCGACCCCACGGCGGGGTCGCTGCTGGCCGCCTTCGCCGCCCTGACCGAGCAGGCTGAGCAGACCGAGGATGAGGCATGA
- a CDS encoding SURF1 family cytochrome oxidase biogenesis protein, with protein MEQRAHWWSPRLWAAHLLALVCVGIAVGMGAWQYDAWQVRRAAEQQDLTGADPVAITSLLGPDDPFPGQDVGRPVTVSGTWLPEGTVLVAGREDDAGHEGFWVVTPLTVGGPGEPAVPVVRGWVADVDARLAAAVPQGTADVVGWLQPPEGTGEADDDPDDDVLPQLRVADLVQRVDQDLYGGYVVLREPEAGLEPATLDQLPPVGTFTALRNLLYAIEWWVFAAFAAFLWWRYVRDVTTVGGADDAADEADDEQRLASAP; from the coding sequence GTGGAGCAGCGGGCGCACTGGTGGAGTCCTCGGCTGTGGGCTGCCCACCTGCTCGCCCTCGTCTGCGTGGGGATCGCGGTCGGCATGGGCGCGTGGCAGTACGACGCCTGGCAGGTGCGGCGCGCCGCCGAGCAGCAGGACCTCACCGGCGCCGACCCGGTGGCGATCACCAGCCTGCTCGGTCCCGACGACCCGTTCCCCGGGCAGGACGTCGGCCGCCCGGTCACCGTCTCCGGGACCTGGCTGCCGGAGGGCACCGTGCTGGTCGCGGGCCGCGAGGACGACGCCGGCCACGAGGGCTTCTGGGTGGTCACGCCGCTGACCGTCGGCGGCCCCGGAGAGCCGGCCGTCCCGGTGGTGCGCGGCTGGGTGGCCGACGTCGACGCGAGGCTCGCGGCCGCCGTACCGCAGGGCACCGCGGATGTCGTGGGCTGGCTGCAGCCGCCCGAGGGCACCGGCGAGGCCGACGACGACCCCGACGACGACGTGCTCCCGCAGCTGCGGGTCGCCGACCTGGTCCAGCGCGTCGACCAGGACCTGTACGGCGGCTACGTCGTCCTGCGCGAGCCCGAGGCCGGGTTGGAGCCGGCGACGCTCGACCAGCTCCCGCCGGTCGGCACGTTCACCGCGCTGCGCAACCTGCTCTACGCCATCGAGTGGTGGGTGTTCGCGGCGTTCGCCGCTTTCCTGTGGTGGCGCTACGTGCGCGACGTCACGACCGTCGGGGGTGCGGACGACGCCGCCGACGAGGCCGACGACGAGCAGCGGCTAGCCTCGGCCCCGTGA
- a CDS encoding DUF3817 domain-containing protein has translation MTRLFIVYRVLALVVGVLLLVGTVGFVLKYGLEDGSGLQQLGEDLTPVWLVHGWIYMVYVVVAFVLSQKARWSIPQFLLMMVAGLVPGLIFWVERRVAERLRADHPELAKR, from the coding sequence GTGACCAGGCTCTTCATCGTCTACCGCGTGCTCGCGCTGGTGGTCGGCGTGCTGCTGCTCGTCGGCACCGTGGGCTTCGTCCTCAAGTACGGGCTGGAGGACGGCAGCGGGCTCCAGCAGCTGGGCGAGGACCTCACCCCGGTGTGGCTGGTGCACGGGTGGATCTACATGGTCTACGTCGTCGTGGCCTTCGTGCTCAGCCAGAAGGCGCGCTGGAGCATCCCGCAGTTCCTGCTGATGATGGTCGCCGGTCTGGTGCCCGGCCTGATCTTCTGGGTCGAGCGCCGGGTGGCCGAGCGCCTGCGGGCCGACCACCCGGAGCTCGCGAAGCGCTAG
- a CDS encoding peptidylprolyl isomerase: MSDLQATLKTNKGDIVVNLFPDHAPRTVKSFVGLATGNPVEVSPDGPYRPSPREGSAGSTPFYDGLGFHRIIPGFMIQGGCPQGTGTGGPGYTFDDEPHPELTFDKPYLLAMANAGVQGGKGTNGSQFFVTVGATTWLNFKHTIFGEVADQASRDVVDAIAGVPTGPGDKPLDPVVIESVQITGA; the protein is encoded by the coding sequence ATGTCAGACCTCCAGGCCACGCTGAAGACCAACAAGGGCGACATCGTCGTCAACCTGTTCCCCGACCACGCGCCGCGCACCGTGAAGAGCTTCGTCGGCCTGGCGACGGGCAACCCGGTCGAGGTCTCGCCCGACGGTCCCTACCGCCCCTCGCCGCGCGAGGGCTCGGCCGGCAGCACGCCGTTCTACGACGGCCTCGGCTTCCACCGGATCATCCCCGGCTTCATGATCCAGGGCGGCTGCCCGCAGGGCACCGGCACCGGCGGCCCGGGCTACACCTTCGACGACGAGCCGCACCCCGAGCTCACCTTCGACAAGCCCTACCTGCTCGCGATGGCCAACGCCGGCGTGCAGGGCGGCAAGGGCACCAACGGCTCGCAGTTCTTCGTGACCGTCGGCGCCACCACCTGGCTCAACTTCAAGCACACGATCTTCGGCGAGGTCGCCGACCAGGCCTCGCGCGACGTCGTCGACGCCATCGCCGGCGTCCCGACCGGTCCCGGCGACAAGCCGCTCGACCCGGTCGTCATCGAGTCGGTCCAGATCACCGGGGCCTGA